One Ricinus communis isolate WT05 ecotype wild-type chromosome 2, ASM1957865v1, whole genome shotgun sequence DNA segment encodes these proteins:
- the LOC8278896 gene encoding putative dihydroflavonol 4-reductase, with translation MKVVVTGASGYLGGRLCHALIEEGHSIRALVRRTSDLSALPTADSLELAYGDITDYRSLLAAFSGCHVIFHTAALVEPWLPDPSKFFSVNVGGLKNVLEAARETKTIEKIIYTSSFFALGPTDGFVADESQVHPEKVFCTEYERSKATADKIALQAAADGVPIVMVYPGVIYGPGKLTTGNVVAQLLIERFQGRLPGYMGYGNDKFSFSHVDDVVQGHIAAMAKSRLGERYLLTGENASFMYVFDVAAIITSTKKPSFSIPLWVTEAYGWVLVLLFYLTGKLPLVSPPTVNVLRRQWAYSCEKAKANLDYHPRSLQDGLKEVLPWLKSLGEIKY, from the exons ATGAAAGTAGTGGTCACCGGCGCTTCCGGTTACTTAGGTGGAAGACTGTGCCACGCTCTTATAGAAGAAGGTCACTCCATCCGCGCCTTGGTCCGTCGAACTAGCGACCTCTCTGCCCTTCCCACAGCGGATTCCTTAGAGCTTGCCTACGGCGATATTACCGACTACCGGTCCCTCCTCGCTGCCTTCTCTGGCTGCCACGTCATCTTTCACACTGCTGCCCTCGTCGAGCCCTGGCTACCAGATCCTTCTAAATTCTTCTCA GTCAATGTAGGGGGATTGAAGAATGTGTTGGAGGCAGCTAGAGAAACTAAGACAATCGAGAAGATTATCTACACGTCGTCGTTTTTCGCTCTTGGACCAACTGATGGATTCGTTGCCGATGAGAGCCAA GTGCATCCTGAGAAAGTATTCTGTACGGAGTACGAGAGATCCAAGGCAACCGCTGATAAAATTGCATTACAAGCTGCAGCGGACGGCGTCCCAATTGTGATGGTTTATCCAGGTGTGATCTATGGTCCAGGCAAGCTTACTACCGGCAATGTCGTGGCTCAATTG CTGATCGAACGATTTCAAGGGCGTTTACCAGGATACATGGGGTATGGCAATGACAAATTTTCCTTTAGCCATGTCGATGATGTGGTGCAAGGGCACATTGCAGCAATGGCCAAAAGTCGATTAGGTGAAAGGTATTTACTTACAGGTGAAAATGCATCTTTCATGTATGTTTTTGATGTAGCTGCTATCATCACCAGCACTAAAAAGCCCAGTTTTAGTATTCCTTTATGGGTAACTGAGGCGTATGGATGGGTGTTGGTTCTGTTATTCTACCTTACGGGAAAGCTTCCTCTCGTCAGTCCACCG ACAGTGAATGTTCTAAGACGTCAATGGGCATATTCTTGCGAGAAGGCGAAAGCGAATTTGGATTATCATCCTCGAAGCTTGCAGGACGGACTGAAGGAGGTTCTACCCTGGTTGAAAAGCTTAGGGGAGATCAAGTATTGA
- the LOC8278893 gene encoding phosphatidate phosphatase PAH2 isoform X1 translates to MYAVERLGSYITRGVYTVSGPFHPFGGAVDIIVVEQPDGSFKSSPWYVRFGKFQGVLKAREKVVTISVNGIETNFDMILDPRGEAYFLRELEGEEGDSLSYSSSSGDEMDEQSQKSSRPMKSKSCDYDVSKSSGDQLDASNGKIVARNNSRRSRISGLIFGRRSVEGDGHLKAGDGTDIARISSLERAEIAADLVETFMLDGNGLEEKLVEISEISTNVDEASIQVAHQDDGTKVTCSDSQIKDTFERCPGKNLDEKETSDEMDVVLPGCSASEEENRSHRVESSLICETSKRLYIASGGSEEVHLCAQTFHATAEPVVEDTVNKQAENIGLKRRYIESHDIYPQQTFPSSSSLNGHDEANIEVPVTISPFTEMICVNPALDSVEIEPKAISSMSSSSNSVDQIQDEVNIGNEITRDDSEQLNGDCGLTKTSRSPESESSEEEQFFFSDIDDFEPREAQGESDFPDADDNNNHPSSCAEGTSIIIEPVHMNDESYSPSHKCVQKNGLSDFGNVTENPKLISSPIRIPKHQSVASAEVERLVESLPNLWSNFDNLDEDDLSCSLSHSLDLNSKSLEWNMQQKNEPQSTNADTGNDTPLQAYSKDGDTLHSEDNKDGISNPAVEISLCKHLLYEGMGAEAASQAFAAQKLDIDKFTSIGPAVVKSDKLVVRIGGRYFPWDTAAPIVLGMVAFASENIFEPKGMIPVDQVEKSLVGDPSETIVTTGGSWRLWPFPFRRSRSRKTTPALNDTRSSDAENVSESNAGVDNSRKVLDGRVSKKMIKAVTPTSEQLASLNLREGSNEVTFTFSTSVLGRQKVDARIFLWKWNTRIVISDVDGTITKSDVLGQFMPLVGIDWSQTGVAHLFSAIKDNGYQFLYLSARAIAQAYITRQFLVNFKQDGKALPDGPVVISPDGLFPSLFREVIRRAPHEFKIACLEDIRALFPSDCNPFYAGFGNRDTDEISYLKVGIPKGKIFIINPKGEVAVNRLVDTRSYTSLHALVHGMFPAMTSSEQEDYNSWNFWKLPPPDINM, encoded by the exons ATGTATGCTGTAGAGAGGCTAGGAAGCTACATCACCCGGGGTGTGTACACTGTCTCTGGCCCCTTTCACCCTTTTGGTGGAGCTGTGGATATTATTGTGGTGGAACAACCAGATGGGAGCTTCAAGTCCTCTCCTTGGTATGTTCGGTTTGGGAAATTTCAAGGTGTTCTGAAGGCAAGAGAGAAGGTAGTTACCATTTCTGTTAATGGAATTGAGACAAACTTTGACATGATTCTTGACCCAAGAGGAGAAGCTTACTTTCTCAGGGAGTTAGAAGGAGAAGAAGGGGACTCATTATCCTATTCATCATCTTCAGGTGATGAGATGGATGAGCAGTCCCAGAAAAGTAGCAGACCAATGAAGTCCAAAAGTTGCGATTATGATGTTAGTAAAAGTTCAGGTGATCAGCTTGATGCAAGTAATGGGAAGATTGTGGCTAGGAATAATTCCCGTCGGTCAAGGATATCTGGACTTATTTTTGGACGGAGGTCAGTGGAGGGGGATGGTCATCTAAAGGCAGGTGATGGTACTGACATAGCGAGGATAAGTTCATTGGAGCGTGCAGAGATTGCAGCTGACCTTGTCGAAACTTTCATGTTAGATGGGAATGGTTTGGAAGAAAAACTGGTAGAGATATCTGAAATTTCAACAAACGTTGATGAAGCTAGTATACAGGTTGCTCACCAAGATGATGGCACCAAGGTCACTTGTTCTGATTCACAAATTAAAGACACGTTTGAAAGATGTCCTGGGAAGAACTTGGATGAAAAAGAGACTTCTGATGAGATGGATGTTGTATTGCCAGGTTGTAGTGCTTCTGAGGAGGAGAATAGATCCCATAGGGTTGAATCTTCCTTAATTTGCGAGACATCCAAGAGATTGTACATAGCTAGTGGAGGATCTGAGGAAGTCCATTTATGTGCTCAAACATTTCATGCAACAGCTGAACCAGTAGTTGAG GACACAGTTAACAAGCAAGCTGAGAATATTGGGCTGAAGAGAAGATACATTGAATCTCATGATATTTATCCTCAGCAAACATTTCCATCCTCTTCTTCCTTAAATGGCCATGATGAAGCAAACATTGAAGTGCCAGTAACAATATCACCCTTTACTGAAATGATCTGTGTTAACCCTGCACTTGATTCAGTTGAAATAGAGCCAAAGGCCATTAGCTCCATGTCCAGTTCTAGCAACTCAGTTGATCAGATTCAAGATGAGGTGAACATTGGGAATGAAATTACCAGAGACGATTCAGAACAACTTAATGGAGATTGTGGCCTTACAAAAACTAGTCGTAGTCCAGAATCGGAGAGTTCGGAGGAAGAACAATTCTTCTTCAGTGATATAGATGACTTTGAACCCAGAGAAGCTCAGGGTGAATCAGATTTTCCAGATGCTGATGATAACAACAATCATCCTTCATCATGTGCAGAAGGGACTAGCATAATTATTGAGCCAGTCCATATGAATGATGAATCTTATTCCCCTTCACATAAATGTGTTCAAAAGAATGGATTGAGTGATTTTGGAAACGTGACAGAAAATCCCAAGTTAATATCGAGTCCCATCCGAATTCCTAAACATCAAAGTGTTGCTAGTGCAGAAGTTGAGCGGCTGGTAGAATCATTGCCCAATTTATGGTCTAACTTTGATAATCTGGATGAAGATGATCTCAGTTGTTCTCTGAGCCATTCATTAGACTTGAATTCTAAATCCTTGGAGTGGAATATGCAACAAAAGAATGAGCCACAGTCTACAAATGCAGATACAGGAAATGATACTCCATTGCAGGCTTATTCCAAAGACGGAGATACTCTTCATTCAGAAGATAACAAAGATGGTATCAGCAATCCTGCTGTTG AGATATCTCTTTGCAAACACTTATTATATGAAGGAATGGGAGCTGAAGCTGCTTCTCAAGCATTTGCTGCTCAAAAGCTGGATATAGATAAATTTACATCGATAGGCCCTGCAGTTGTGAAGAGTGATAAGCTTGTTGTTAGAATTGGCGGCCGTTACTTCCCGTGGGATACAGCTGCTCCTATTGTTTTAGGAATGGTAGCATTTGCAAGTGAAAACATATTTGAACCCAAAGGCATGATACCTGTTGATCAAGTTGAGAAATCTCTTGTAGGGGATCCATCGGAAACCATTGTTACCACTGGTGGAAGCTGGAGACTTTGGCCTTTCCCCTTTAGAAGATCAAGATCCAGGAAGACCACACCTGCCCTAAATGATACTAGAAGTTCTGATGCTGAGAATGTTTCAGAGAGCAATGCTGGGGTGGATAATAGTAGAAAAGTGCTTGATGGAAGGGTTTCCAAAAAGATGATAAAGGCAGTTACTCCAACATCTGAACAGCTGGCATCCTTGAATCTGAGGGAAGGGAGCAATGAGGTTACGTTCACATTCTCCACGTCAGTGCTAGGGAGGCAGAAG GTTGATGCTAGAATTTTTTTGTGGAAATGGAACACTCGGATTGTGATCTCAGATGTTGATGGGACAATAACAAA ATCAGATGTTCTTGGCCAGTTCATGCCTTTGGTTGGGATAGATTGGTCACAAACTGGAGTTGCACATTTGTTTTCAGCTATTAAG GATAATGGGTATCAATTCCTTTATCTAAGTGCTCGTGCAATTGCTCAAGCCTATATTACTAGACAGTTCCTAGTTAACTTTAAGCAG GATGGGAAGGCTTTACCAGATGGTCCTGTTGTTATTTCCCCTGATGGACTTTTTCCTTCTCTATTTCGTGAAG TCATTAGAAGGGCTCCTCATGAATTCAAGATTGCCTGCCTGGAG GATATCAGGGCATTGTTTCCTTCTGATTGCAACCCCTTCTATGCTGGATTTGGTAATAGAGATACCGATGAGATTAGCTACCTCAAGGTTGGAATTCCAAAGGGAAagattttcattattaatccCAAG GGTGAGGTTGCCGTAAACCGCCTGGTTGACACGAGATCATACACTTCACTTCATGCTCTTGTGCATGGCATGTTTCCTGCCATGACATCATCTGAGCAG GAGGACTATAATTCATGGAATTTCTGGAAATTGCCACCTCCTGATATTAATATGTGA
- the LOC8278895 gene encoding probable protein phosphatase 2C 12 — translation MMAAREHQTVPLSVLLKRELANERVEKPEILHGQASQSKKGEDFTLLKTECQRVLGDGVSTYSVFGLFDGHNGSAAAIYTKENLLNNVIAAMPPDLNRDEWVAALPRALVAGFVKTDKDFQMRAQTSGTTVTFVIIEGWVITVASVGDSRCILESAEGDVYYLSADHRLECNVEERERITASGGEVGRLNTGGGAEIGPLRCWPGGLCLSRSIGDVDVGEYIVPVPYVKQVKLSTAGGRLIISSDGVWDALSAEMALDCCRGMPAEAAAAQIVREAVQFKGLRDDTTCIVIDISPPEKPAAPLPAPKKQVKGVFKSMFRRKSSESSSQVDKEYTEPDVVEELFEEGSAMLAERLDTKYPLCNMFKLFMCAVCQVEMKPEEGISIHVGAANSRKLRPWDGPFLCSSCQEKREAMEGKIPSGDRHSSESD, via the exons ATGATGGCCGCGAGGGAGCACCAAACGGTGCCGCTTTCCGTGTTGCTAAAGAGAGAATTGGCAAATGAGAGAGTAGAGAAGCCTGAAATTTTGCATGGACAAGCAAGTCAAAGTAAAAAAGGAGAGGACTTTACATTGCTCAAGACCGAATGCCAAAGGGTTCTTGGTGATGGTGTTAGCACATATTCTGTTTTTGGG TTATTTGATGGACATAACGGGTCTGCGGCTGCAATTTATACAAAGGAGAATCTCTTAAATAATGTTATAGCTGCTATGCCTCCAGATCTTAATAGAGATGAATGGGTGGCTGCATTGCCTAGGGCTTTGGTTGCTGGCTTTGTTAAAACAGAtaaagattttcaaatgagAG CACAAACATCAGGTACAACTGTCACCTTTGTAATAATAGAAGGATGGGTTATAACTGTCGCATCTGTTGGGGATTCCCGCTGCATTCTTGAATCTGCTGAAGGTGATGTCTATTACTTGTCAGCAGATCACAGGCTTGAATGCAATGTAGAGGA GAGGGAGCGTATTACTGCTAGTGGGGGTGAAGTGGGACGACTGAATACTGGCGGTGGTGCAGAG ATTGGCCCTTTGAGATGCTGGCCCGGTGGCTTATGTCTTTCACGATCTATTGGAGATGTGGATGTAGGTGAATATATTGTCCCTGTTCCTTATGTGAAGCAAGTAAAG TTATCTACAGCGGGTGGCAGGCTTATCATCTCAAGTGACGGTGTCTGGGATGCTTTATCTGCGGAAATGGCTCTTGACTGTTGTCGTGGGATGCCAGCTGAAGCTGCAGCTGCACAAATTGTCAGA GAAGCGGTGCAGTTTAAGGGACTTAGGGATGACACAACCTGCATTGTGATTGATATATCACCACCAGAAAAGCCAGCTGCTCCTTTGCCAGCACCAAAGAAGCAGGTAAAAGGAGTTTTCAAGTCTATGTTTCGCAGAAAATCCTCTGAATCATCCTCTCAAGTTGATAAAGAATATACTGAGCCAGATGTAGTAGAGGAATTATTTGAAGAAGGATCAGCCATGCTTGCAGAAAG GTTAGATACGAAGTACCCGTTATGCAACATGTTTAAGTTGTTCATGTGTGCAGTCTGTCAAGTAGAGATGAAACCTGAAGAGGGTATTTCAATACATGTTGGCGCAGCTAATTCAAGAAAGTTGCGACCCTGGGATGGCCCTTTCCTTTGCTCAAGTTGCCAGGAGAAAAGAGAAGCCATGGAAGGGAAAATACCATCAGGAG ATAGACATAGTAGTGAAAGTGACTAG
- the LOC8278894 gene encoding BRI1 kinase inhibitor 1, translated as METKQHSNIKEKVVYKHEEEKLKKEGKEDIIPAATKQQQQVPYTSSPVATTSPPSASSSPSHEFSFTISLHSSSAPVPDGSNNNKAAKNTPPSFAIDLSPADDIFFHGHLLPLHLLSHLPVSPRTSTNSLDSFTLPIRELLDDHKPIKSNNNSTCSRGNSSSDVKDNISNSNIRTNNNGDDRKARSSSSSKPKSFSLFGWRKGCEVRDKEDKDKQKKKLRFEVSQVLKRYVRMVRPLLFFKGRREKLQFHRQPYSFSGNLSWKNKQELRGRRGEYSAPASMRTSPTNSGLLVATASIPSSTSDSTMEELQAAIQAAIAHCKNSIAAEEKIKC; from the coding sequence ATGGAGACCAAACAACACAGTAATATCAAAGAGAAAGTTGTATATAAACATGAAGAAGAgaagttaaaaaaagaaggaaaagaagacaTTATTCCAGCAGCAAcaaagcagcagcagcaggtACCCTATACATCATCCCCTGTTGCCACAACTTCACCACCTTcagcttcttcttctccttctcatGAATTCTCATTCACTATCTCTCTCCATTCTTCTTCTGCACCAGTTCCTGATGGTAGTAATAATAACAAAGCAGCCAAGAATACCCCTCCTTCTTTTGCTATTGATTTGTCTCCTGCCGATGACATTTTCTTTCATGGCCATTTGCTTCCTCTCCATCTCCTCTCTCACCTTCCTGTCTCTCCGCGCACTTCTACGAATTCCTTGGATAGCTTTACCCTCCCCATCAGGGAATTATTGGACGATCACAAACCCATCAAGAGCAACAACAACTCAACCTGTAGCCGTGGCAATAGCAGCAGCGACGTCAAAGATAATATTAGCAATAGCAATATTAGAACCAATAACAATGGTGATGACAGGAAGGCCagaagcagcagcagcagcaaacCAAAGTCTTTCTCTTTATTCGGGTGGCGAAAAGGGTGTGAAGTTAGAGACAAAGAAGACAAAgacaagcaaaagaaaaagctgaGATTTGAAGTAAGTCAAGTACTAAAAAGATATGTCAGGATGGTTAGGCCATTATTGTTCTTCAAAGGAAGGAGAGAAAAGCTCCAATTCCATAGGCAACCCTATTCATTTTCAGGCAATTTAAGCTGGAAAAATAAGCAAGAATTGCGAGGAAGAAGAGGAGAATACTCTGCACCAGCTTCCATGAGAACATCTCCAACTAACAGTGGCCTTCTTGTAGCAACTGCATCCATACCTTCTTCTACTAGCGATAGTACTATGGAGGAATTGCAGGCTGCAATTCAAGCAGCAATTGCTCACTGCAAGAATTCTATTGCCGCTGAAGAGAAGATCAAATGCTAA
- the LOC8278893 gene encoding phosphatidate phosphatase PAH2 isoform X2, whose product MYAVERLGSYITRGVYTVSGPFHPFGGAVDIIVVEQPDGSFKSSPWYVRFGKFQGVLKAREKVVTISVNGIETNFDMILDPRGEAYFLRELEGEEGDSLSYSSSSGDEMDEQSQKSSRPMKSKSCDYDVSKSSGDQLDASNGKIVARNNSRRSRISGLIFGRRSVEGDGHLKAGDGTDIARISSLERAEIAADLVETFMLDGNGLEEKLVEISEISTNVDEASIQVAHQDDGTKVTCSDSQIKDTFERCPGKNLDEKETSDEMDVVLPGCSASEEENRSHRVESSLICETSKRLYIASGGSEEVHLCAQTFHATAEPVVEDTVNKQAENIGLKRRYIESHDIYPQQTFPSSSSLNGHDEANIEVPVTISPFTEMICVNPALDSVEIEPKAISSMSSSSNSVDQIQDEVNIGNEITRDDSEQLNGDCGLTKTSRSPESESSEEEQFFFSDIDDFEPREAQGESDFPDADDNNNHPSSCAEGTSIIIEPVHMNDESYSPSHKCVQKNGLSDFGNVTENPKLISSPIRIPKHQSVASAEVERLVESLPNLWSNFDNLDEDDLSCSLSHSLDLNSKSLEWNMQQKNEPQSTNADTGNDTPLQAYSKDGDTLHSEDNKDGISNPAVGDPSETIVTTGGSWRLWPFPFRRSRSRKTTPALNDTRSSDAENVSESNAGVDNSRKVLDGRVSKKMIKAVTPTSEQLASLNLREGSNEVTFTFSTSVLGRQKVDARIFLWKWNTRIVISDVDGTITKSDVLGQFMPLVGIDWSQTGVAHLFSAIKDNGYQFLYLSARAIAQAYITRQFLVNFKQDGKALPDGPVVISPDGLFPSLFREVIRRAPHEFKIACLEDIRALFPSDCNPFYAGFGNRDTDEISYLKVGIPKGKIFIINPKGEVAVNRLVDTRSYTSLHALVHGMFPAMTSSEQEDYNSWNFWKLPPPDINM is encoded by the exons ATGTATGCTGTAGAGAGGCTAGGAAGCTACATCACCCGGGGTGTGTACACTGTCTCTGGCCCCTTTCACCCTTTTGGTGGAGCTGTGGATATTATTGTGGTGGAACAACCAGATGGGAGCTTCAAGTCCTCTCCTTGGTATGTTCGGTTTGGGAAATTTCAAGGTGTTCTGAAGGCAAGAGAGAAGGTAGTTACCATTTCTGTTAATGGAATTGAGACAAACTTTGACATGATTCTTGACCCAAGAGGAGAAGCTTACTTTCTCAGGGAGTTAGAAGGAGAAGAAGGGGACTCATTATCCTATTCATCATCTTCAGGTGATGAGATGGATGAGCAGTCCCAGAAAAGTAGCAGACCAATGAAGTCCAAAAGTTGCGATTATGATGTTAGTAAAAGTTCAGGTGATCAGCTTGATGCAAGTAATGGGAAGATTGTGGCTAGGAATAATTCCCGTCGGTCAAGGATATCTGGACTTATTTTTGGACGGAGGTCAGTGGAGGGGGATGGTCATCTAAAGGCAGGTGATGGTACTGACATAGCGAGGATAAGTTCATTGGAGCGTGCAGAGATTGCAGCTGACCTTGTCGAAACTTTCATGTTAGATGGGAATGGTTTGGAAGAAAAACTGGTAGAGATATCTGAAATTTCAACAAACGTTGATGAAGCTAGTATACAGGTTGCTCACCAAGATGATGGCACCAAGGTCACTTGTTCTGATTCACAAATTAAAGACACGTTTGAAAGATGTCCTGGGAAGAACTTGGATGAAAAAGAGACTTCTGATGAGATGGATGTTGTATTGCCAGGTTGTAGTGCTTCTGAGGAGGAGAATAGATCCCATAGGGTTGAATCTTCCTTAATTTGCGAGACATCCAAGAGATTGTACATAGCTAGTGGAGGATCTGAGGAAGTCCATTTATGTGCTCAAACATTTCATGCAACAGCTGAACCAGTAGTTGAG GACACAGTTAACAAGCAAGCTGAGAATATTGGGCTGAAGAGAAGATACATTGAATCTCATGATATTTATCCTCAGCAAACATTTCCATCCTCTTCTTCCTTAAATGGCCATGATGAAGCAAACATTGAAGTGCCAGTAACAATATCACCCTTTACTGAAATGATCTGTGTTAACCCTGCACTTGATTCAGTTGAAATAGAGCCAAAGGCCATTAGCTCCATGTCCAGTTCTAGCAACTCAGTTGATCAGATTCAAGATGAGGTGAACATTGGGAATGAAATTACCAGAGACGATTCAGAACAACTTAATGGAGATTGTGGCCTTACAAAAACTAGTCGTAGTCCAGAATCGGAGAGTTCGGAGGAAGAACAATTCTTCTTCAGTGATATAGATGACTTTGAACCCAGAGAAGCTCAGGGTGAATCAGATTTTCCAGATGCTGATGATAACAACAATCATCCTTCATCATGTGCAGAAGGGACTAGCATAATTATTGAGCCAGTCCATATGAATGATGAATCTTATTCCCCTTCACATAAATGTGTTCAAAAGAATGGATTGAGTGATTTTGGAAACGTGACAGAAAATCCCAAGTTAATATCGAGTCCCATCCGAATTCCTAAACATCAAAGTGTTGCTAGTGCAGAAGTTGAGCGGCTGGTAGAATCATTGCCCAATTTATGGTCTAACTTTGATAATCTGGATGAAGATGATCTCAGTTGTTCTCTGAGCCATTCATTAGACTTGAATTCTAAATCCTTGGAGTGGAATATGCAACAAAAGAATGAGCCACAGTCTACAAATGCAGATACAGGAAATGATACTCCATTGCAGGCTTATTCCAAAGACGGAGATACTCTTCATTCAGAAGATAACAAAGATGGTATCAGCAATCCTGCTGTTG GGGATCCATCGGAAACCATTGTTACCACTGGTGGAAGCTGGAGACTTTGGCCTTTCCCCTTTAGAAGATCAAGATCCAGGAAGACCACACCTGCCCTAAATGATACTAGAAGTTCTGATGCTGAGAATGTTTCAGAGAGCAATGCTGGGGTGGATAATAGTAGAAAAGTGCTTGATGGAAGGGTTTCCAAAAAGATGATAAAGGCAGTTACTCCAACATCTGAACAGCTGGCATCCTTGAATCTGAGGGAAGGGAGCAATGAGGTTACGTTCACATTCTCCACGTCAGTGCTAGGGAGGCAGAAG GTTGATGCTAGAATTTTTTTGTGGAAATGGAACACTCGGATTGTGATCTCAGATGTTGATGGGACAATAACAAA ATCAGATGTTCTTGGCCAGTTCATGCCTTTGGTTGGGATAGATTGGTCACAAACTGGAGTTGCACATTTGTTTTCAGCTATTAAG GATAATGGGTATCAATTCCTTTATCTAAGTGCTCGTGCAATTGCTCAAGCCTATATTACTAGACAGTTCCTAGTTAACTTTAAGCAG GATGGGAAGGCTTTACCAGATGGTCCTGTTGTTATTTCCCCTGATGGACTTTTTCCTTCTCTATTTCGTGAAG TCATTAGAAGGGCTCCTCATGAATTCAAGATTGCCTGCCTGGAG GATATCAGGGCATTGTTTCCTTCTGATTGCAACCCCTTCTATGCTGGATTTGGTAATAGAGATACCGATGAGATTAGCTACCTCAAGGTTGGAATTCCAAAGGGAAagattttcattattaatccCAAG GGTGAGGTTGCCGTAAACCGCCTGGTTGACACGAGATCATACACTTCACTTCATGCTCTTGTGCATGGCATGTTTCCTGCCATGACATCATCTGAGCAG GAGGACTATAATTCATGGAATTTCTGGAAATTGCCACCTCCTGATATTAATATGTGA